Part of the Propioniciclava sp. MC1595 genome is shown below.
CCGCAGCCCGCCGTCGGTGCGCGCCTCCTCGTCGGGCAGCAGGTCGGGTGCCACCGTGCGGCACTTCTCACCCTCCTGGTGGCAGCGCGGCGCGAACGCGCACGCGTGGTCCCACGGGATGTTGTCGGCCACCGACCCGGGGATCGGGAACAGCCGGGCGTCCCGGTCGCCGTCCAGGCGGGGGATCGAGCCCAGCAGCCCGCCGGTGTAGGGGTGGCGGGGCTCGGCGAACAGCGGGTGCCGCTTGGCGCGCTCGACGATGCGTCCGCCGTAGAGCACGTTCACCCCGTCGCACATCCCGGCCACGACCCCCAGGTCGTGCGTGATCATGATCAGCGCCGTCCCCGACTGCTCGACCAGGTCGGTCAACAGCGCGAGGATCTGCGCCTGGATCGTCACGTCCAGCGCGGTGGTCGGCTCGTCGGCGATCAGCAGGCGTGGCTCACAGGCGAGCGCCATGGCGATCAGCGCACGCTGGCGCATGCCGCCCGACAGCTGGTGCGGGTACTCCTTCAGGCGGCGGGTGGGGTCGGGGATACCGACCTTGTCCAGCATCTCCGCGGCCTGCTTCGCCGCCACGGCCTTCTTCTCGCCGCGGTGCCGCGTGATCACCTCGGCGACCTGCACCCCGATCGGGACGACCGGGTTCAGCGACGACAGCGGGTCCTGGAAGATCATGGCCAGCTCGGCGCCGCGCTTGTCCCGCATGGCGGCGTCGGGCAGGGTCAGCAGCTCGGTGCCGGCGAAGCGCACCGACCCGGTCACCTGGTTGCCGCGTCGGGCGAGCAGGCGCATGATCGCCAGGGACGTCACCGACTTGCCGCAGCCGGACTCGCCGACCAGCCCGACGACCTCGCCGGGCGCGACGTTGAACGTGACCTTGTCGACGGCCGTGAACGGTTCCTGGCCGTGGCGGGTGAACCGCACCGAGAGGTCGTCGACCTCGAGCAGGGGCGTGCTCATCGCCTCACCTCCTGGACTTCGGATCGAGCGACTCGCGCAACGACTCACCGACGAGGGTGAAGCCGAGCGCCACCACGATGATGCACAGCGCCGGGTAGACGGCCAGGTGCGGGTGGGAGTCGAAGTACGGTTGGGCGTTGCCGAGCATCTGGCCCCATTCCGGCGAGCGGTCGTCGGGGTTGCCCAGGCCGAGGAACGACAGGGCGGCCGCGTCGATGATCGCCGTGGCGAGCACCAGGGTGGCCTGGACGATCACGGGCCCCATCGCGTTGGGCAGCATGTGCCGGAACACGATCGGCCCCTGCCGGACGCCCAAGGCCCGGGCCGCCAGCACGTGGTCGGAGTGGCGCTGGGCCAGCATCGAGCCGCGCAGCAGGCGCGCGAACACGGGGACCTGCACGATCGCGATGGCGAGGATGACGGTCCACTGCGACGGCGAGCGGAACATCGCCGCGATGGAGAAGGCCATCAGCAGCGACGGGATCGACAGCAGCACGTCGACCACGCGCATGACCACGGAGTCGACCCAGCCACCGAACGCACCGGCGAGCGTGCCCAGGGCCATGCCGCCGAGCAGGCCGCCGAGGGTGGCCAGCACGCCGACGATCAGCGTCTGGCGCGCTCCGACCATCAGGCGCGACAGCACGTCGCGGCCCAGGTAGTCGGCGCCGAGCGGGTGGCCGGGCTGGGGGCCGGGGACGGGGTTGGTCTGGCGGTGCACCTGCTCGATCAGGACGCGGGTCGCCGGGTCGTGCGGCGCGATGAGCGGCGCGACGATGGCCAGGACGATGAACAGCACCACGATGGCGGCCCCGATGAGGAACACCCAGTCGCGGCGCAGGCGGCGCCAGGCCGACATCCAGAGGCTGACGCCCTCACCGGACGCCACGCGCCCGGCGTCGCTGACGGCGGTGGCCACGCCACCGCCCGCCGAACCGGACGCCGTGCCGGCCGAGGCGGTCGAGGCCAGCGCGTCGATGCGCGCCTTCTTGTGGGACGGGGTGCCCGGGATCGGGCGACGAGGAGAATCGGTCATGTCAGCCCCTCACCGCACCCGGACGCGCGGGTCGATGGCCGCGTACGCGATGTCGACGACCATGTTGACGAGGATGTAGATGAGCGCGGCCATCATGATCAGCACCTGCAGCACCGCGTAGTCGCGGGTCTCGAAGCCGTAGGCCAGCGCGTGCCCGACGCCGCGGAAGGTGAACACGCGCTCGGTCAGGACGGCGCCCGCGAGCAGGGCGCCGGTCTGCAGGCCGATGGTGGTCACGACGGGGATCAGGGCGTTGCGCAGGACGTGCCGGCCGCGGATCGTCGCGGCCCGCAGGCCCTTGGCCTGGGCGGTTCGGACGTAGTCCTCGTCCAGCACCTCGAGCACGGAGGCGCGCGTGATGCGCAGGATCACCGCGAACGGGATCGAGCTCAGCGCTACCGCGGGGAGGATCAGGTGGCGCAGGGCGTCCCAGGCGGCGTCCCACTCGCGGGTCAGCAGTCCGTCGAGGACGTACATGCCGGTGATGTGGGTGGCGTTGATGCCGACGCTCTGGCGTCCGGACGGCGGCAGGATGCCCAACTGGATCGCGAACACGTACTTCAGCGCGAACGCCAGGAAGAACACGGGGACCGCGATGCCGACCAGGGAGAAGAGCACCGACCCGGTGTCGAGGAAGGTGCCGCGGCGGCGGGCGGCCAGGTAGCCCAGCGGGATGCCGAGCAGGATCGCCAGGGTCAGGGCGAAGAAGCTGAGCTCGATCGTCGCCGGGAACCGGGACAGGAAGATCTCGAGCGCGTCGCGTCCGGGAAGGACGCCGGTGGAGACGCCGAACTGGCCCTGCGCGGCCCGCTCGAGGAAGCGCAGGTACTGGATGAAGATCGGCTGGTCGAGGCCGAGCGCCTGCTCCAGTGCGGCACGGTCCTCGGGGGTGCTGCGCTCGCCGAGGAGCGCGGACACGGGGCCGCCCGGCAGCGAGCGCAGCCAGGCGAACAAGAGGAGGGACAGGACGAAGAGGGTCACGATGGCTTGGAGGAGCCGCCGGACGATGTATCTGCTCACAGGCTCACCAGGAGGAGGAGGCGAGGGCGGGGGCCGTGGGTGCGTGCACCCACGGCCCCCGGGACCTCACTCGGTGATCGTGACCGTGGAGAAGTCCTCCGCGGCCAGCGGGCTGGTCACCAGACCCTCCACGCCGGCGGCCACGACGATGGCCGGCGGGCTGTGGGAGATCGGGAGACCGGGCAGGTACTCCTCGGCGATCTTCTTGTTCAGGTCGGAGACCATCTGGTCGCGCTTGGCGGCGTCCGGCTCGGAGTCGGCGGCCACCAGGGCGTCGGTCAGCTCCTGCGCAAACGGGTAGTTCTTCGTCGCGAAGGCGTTGTCCTGCTTGGTGAAGAAGGTGCCGATGAAGTTGTCGGCCGAGTCGTAGTCACCGGTCCAGCCCAGCAGGAAGGCCGGGGCCTCACCCTGCTCGGTGCCGTCGAGGTAGCCACCGGTCCAGGGCTTGGCGACCGGGTTGATGGTGACGCCCACGGCCTCCCAGTCGGAGCGGATGGCCTCGTAGATGGACGCCGGGTCCGGCATGTACGGACGGGTCACCTCGGTGGGCTGCCAGAACTCGAGGGTCAGGTCGGAGTGACCGGCCTCGGCCAGGAGGGCCTTGGCCTTCTCGGGGTCGTGCGGGTACGGCTGCAGCGAGGTGTTGTAGCCCGACACGGCCTTCGGGAAGAACTGGCTCGCGGCCTCGGCGCCCTCGGGCAGCTGCGACTGGACGAGCTGGTCACGGTTGATTGCGTACGACAGGGCCTGGCGGACGCGGACGTCCTTGAGGGCCTCGTTCTTGGTGGCGTTCAGGCCGACGTAGAGGATGTTGAACGCGGGGCGGATCTCCACCTTCGCGCCGCCGTCCTCGAGTGCCTTCCAGTCAACCGGGTTGGGCAGGTCGTAGCCGTGGATCGTGCCGGCCTGCAGCTCCTGGCGGCGGGTCGACTCGTCGGGGATCGTGCGGATGACCATCTTGGCCACGCCCGCCTTGGTGCCCCAGTAGTCCTCGTTGCGGTTCAGCGTGACCTCGCCGGCGGCGTCGTCGTAGCCACCGAAGGTGAACGCGCCGGTGCCGGTCGGGTGCTCGAGGGCGTAGGCGGGGTACGTGAAGCCGCTGCCCTGCGCCTGGACGTTGTTGGCGTCGTACTTCTCGTGGGCAGTCGGGCTCTGGATGGCGTACGCGCCGTGGGCGAGGATGTCGGGGAACTTCGAGGTGACGCGGGTGACCTTGACCGTGGCGGTCATGCCGTCGGCGGTGCAGGACTCGAACAGCGAGTCCTTGTCGGTCTGGTCGGCGAAGCCACCGAAGTTGTTGTTCCAGTAGTAGGTCACCGCGGAGCTCTGGGCGGCGCCGGTCTGGTTGTACCAGCGGTCGAAGTTCGCGCACACCGCCGCGGCGTCGAGGTCGGTGCCGTCGTGGAACTTGACGCCCTCGCGGATCTTGAACGTCCAGGTGAGGCCGTCCCCTGAGCCCTCGTAGGACTCGGCGAGGCCGGGGCCCGTCTTCGCCTCGCCGGGGAGGAAGTCGAGCAGCTGCTCGTAGATCTGGCGGGTGACGCGGAACGTCTCACCGTCGGAGGCGTAGAAGGGGTCGAACAGCTTGGGGGCGCCGGCGGCGCCGAAGATGAAGGTGGCGTCGGCATTGGCGTTGCCGGAGTCCGACGGGGCGGCCGTCGCACCCGTCGTGCCTTGCGGGGCCGACGTCGTCGGGGTCCGCTGCGACTCCGCGCAGGCGGACAGGCCGACTGCGAGGGCCAGCGCGCCGGCGACGGCGACCAGCTTGCGGTTGGGCATCGGTGATGTCCTCTCGTTCGGGGGGCCGGCCCGGGTCCGGCCCAGCGATTGGGGTCAACCCAAGCAGAGCGGTTGAACAGTTCACCACCACCCACCCCATCTCGTGACCCAAATGAAACGCAGCTAGGCTCGGCCCGTGCTCCTGTCTGACCGCGACATCGCCGCCCAGATCGAGGCCGGACGCGTCCGGCTCGACCCCTACGACCCCGCGATGGTGCAGCCCTCCAGCGTCGACGTGCGCCTGGACCGCTACTTCCGGCTGTTCGACAACCACAAGTACCCCTTCATCGACCCCGCCGAGGAGCAGCCCGAGCTGACCCGGCTCGTCGAGGTCGACCCCGACGAGGCCTTCATCCTCCACCCGGGCGAGTTCGTGCTCGCCAGCACGCTGGAGCAGGTGAGCCTGCCCGACGACATCGCCGCGCGTGTGGAGGGCAAGTCCTCCCTGGGGCGCCTCGGGCTGCTGACCCACGCCACCGCCGGGTTCGTCGACCCCGGCTTCACCGGCCACGTCACCCTCGAGCTCAGCAACGTCGCCACGCTGCCGATCAAGCTGTGGCCGGGCATGAAGATCGGCCAGCTGTGCTTCTTCCAGCTCAGCTCGCCGGCCGAGCACCCGTACGGCACGCAGCAGCGCGGTTCGCACTACCAGGGCCAGCGTGGTCCGACGGCCTCGCGCTCCTTCGAGAACTTCAGGCGGACGCCGCCGGCGTAGCCCGCGCCCCGTCGAGGCCGGCTCAGCCGACCTCGACGGGGAGCAGGATGCGGCCGACGCTGTTGGACAGGTGGGCCTCGAAGAGAACGTCGGTGTCGATCGACCCCTCGGGCCACACGTCCATCTCGAGCATGACGAAGCCGTGCGTGGTCGCCCAGAGTGACAGCGCCATCGTGTCGGCGTCGTGCGGGGCGAGCACCCCGGCGTCCTGCAGGCGGTGCAGCATGCGGCGGATGGGCTCCACCATGGCCGCGCGCGGGGCGTAGTCGCTGCCCGACGGCCCCACGAACATCAGGCGGTACAGGCCTGGGTTGGCCCGGGACCAGGCGCGGTAGAGGGCACCGGAGGCCTGCAGCGCCTCGATCGTGGGCTCGCCGTCGGCGAGCTCGAACTGGGGGCGGAGGAAGTCCTCGCGGGCCACGCGGGCGACCTCGTCGATGAGGGCGTCCTTGCTGCCGAAGATCGAGTAGACGGCGTTGGTCGAGGTGTCGCACTCGGCCGCCAGGTCGCGCAGGGGGACGTCGTCGGGGTCCTGGGTGCGCAGGTGCTGCAACATCACCGCGACAAGGCGTTCACGCAGGTCGTCGGGATAGTTCTTGTGCCGCACCACGGGGCGGAGTATAGGAGGTCAGACGTCCTCGCGGCAGAGCTCGTCCAGCGCGTGGCGGCCGCTGGCGACCAGGCGGGGGAACTCGTCCGGGCGGGACAGCAGCACCAGCCCGAGGTGCAGCGCCCACGCGCGGGCGCGGACCCAGGTGGCGGCATCCACGGGGTGCCCTTCCTCGAGGCGCTCGGTGAACAGGCGGCGTCCGGTCGCGTCGAAGGTGAGCCACGCGGTCGCGAGGTCGCAGGCCGGGTCGCCGGCGGTCACGTCGCCCCAGTCGACGACGCCGGCGAGGCGGCCGTCGGCGCCGATCACGATGTTGTGCGGGTGGAGGTCGCCGTGGAGCCAGACGTCGACGCCGTCGAAGTCGGGGGCGTGGGACCAGGCCTCCCAGCGGGGGAGCAGGGCCTCCGCGAGTTCCGCGTGGCCGGAGCGCGCGAGGTCGGCCAGGCGGGAGCGCACGCGGGCGTCCGCGGCCTCGGTCGCCAGCGAGCCGCCGCGGAACGGGTTGACCGGCGCGTGCGTCGGGGCCGGCACGTGCAGGGACCAGGTGAAGTCGGCCAAGTCCTCGGCGAGGGCCACGCGCTCGGCAGGCGGCACCGCGGCCGCCTCGCGCCCGGGGATGTACTCGACCACCGACCAGGGGTGGGGGAAGTGCGGGCTGGGGCCTCCGACCGCGACCGGCTGCGGCGTGGCCGTCGTGAGCTGAGGGCCCAGCTCGGGCAGCCAGCGGACCTCGTCGGCGTGCAGTTCGGCCGCCGCCTCGTGGCGCGGGAGCCGGACCACCATGCGTTCCCCGAGGCGGAAGGTGTGGTTGTCCCAGCCGTCGGCGAGGCGCTCCACGGGGAGCCCCACGAGGGCAGGGGCCTGTTCCGCGAGGAGGGTGCGGACCAGCCCCGCGGACGTGCCGGGGCCGGCGGTGGGTGCGATCGCCATGGCTCCATTGCAGGCCAGCGAGGCCCCCGCACTCCACTGGGATCGGGGAGTTGCCTTCCATTGCCTCCGGCATGATGGGCGCATGAGCCTCCTCGAAGCAGCCCTGCGCGGCCACCGCGTGGTCGTCGAGATCCCCCGCGACGGCGTGGAGGACTGGGTCGCCCTGGCCGAGGTGCTGCTGCAGGAGGGACTGGGCGCCTGGGTGCTCCCGCCCGAGTTGTTCCCGATCGCGCCCGAGGTGCTCTCCCTCTACGGGTTCCGCGCGCGCGTGGGCGCGTGCGGCGTGACGGACGCCGAGGGCGTCCGCCGTGCGGTCGAGGCCGGCCTGCACTTCGTGCTGTCCCCGGTGTCGGACCCCGACCTGGCCGCCGCCGCGGGGGACGTCCCGTTCGTGGGCGGAGCGCTGACCCCGGGCGAGGTCGCGGCCGCGGCCCGGGGCGGGGCCGAGGTCGTGGCGGTCGCGCCGGCCGACGCGCTCGGCACCGCCTACGCGCGGGCCCTGCCGCCGCTGTTCCCCGGGCTGGCGCTCTTGCCGTGGGGCCGCCTCGAGCGCTACCAGTGCGAGATGTGGCTGGACGCCGGCGCCCGGGCCGTCGTGGTCGGCGACGTCGTGCTGCGCAA
Proteins encoded:
- a CDS encoding ABC transporter ATP-binding protein, with protein sequence MSTPLLEVDDLSVRFTRHGQEPFTAVDKVTFNVAPGEVVGLVGESGCGKSVTSLAIMRLLARRGNQVTGSVRFAGTELLTLPDAAMRDKRGAELAMIFQDPLSSLNPVVPIGVQVAEVITRHRGEKKAVAAKQAAEMLDKVGIPDPTRRLKEYPHQLSGGMRQRALIAMALACEPRLLIADEPTTALDVTIQAQILALLTDLVEQSGTALIMITHDLGVVAGMCDGVNVLYGGRIVERAKRHPLFAEPRHPYTGGLLGSIPRLDGDRDARLFPIPGSVADNIPWDHACAFAPRCHQEGEKCRTVAPDLLPDEEARTDGGLRLLRCHYPLTAADRQRIEEGRA
- a CDS encoding ABC transporter permease, giving the protein MTDSPRRPIPGTPSHKKARIDALASTASAGTASGSAGGGVATAVSDAGRVASGEGVSLWMSAWRRLRRDWVFLIGAAIVVLFIVLAIVAPLIAPHDPATRVLIEQVHRQTNPVPGPQPGHPLGADYLGRDVLSRLMVGARQTLIVGVLATLGGLLGGMALGTLAGAFGGWVDSVVMRVVDVLLSIPSLLMAFSIAAMFRSPSQWTVILAIAIVQVPVFARLLRGSMLAQRHSDHVLAARALGVRQGPIVFRHMLPNAMGPVIVQATLVLATAIIDAAALSFLGLGNPDDRSPEWGQMLGNAQPYFDSHPHLAVYPALCIIVVALGFTLVGESLRESLDPKSRR
- a CDS encoding ABC transporter permease, with protein sequence MSRYIVRRLLQAIVTLFVLSLLLFAWLRSLPGGPVSALLGERSTPEDRAALEQALGLDQPIFIQYLRFLERAAQGQFGVSTGVLPGRDALEIFLSRFPATIELSFFALTLAILLGIPLGYLAARRRGTFLDTGSVLFSLVGIAVPVFFLAFALKYVFAIQLGILPPSGRQSVGINATHITGMYVLDGLLTREWDAAWDALRHLILPAVALSSIPFAVILRITRASVLEVLDEDYVRTAQAKGLRAATIRGRHVLRNALIPVVTTIGLQTGALLAGAVLTERVFTFRGVGHALAYGFETRDYAVLQVLIMMAALIYILVNMVVDIAYAAIDPRVRVR
- a CDS encoding ABC transporter substrate-binding protein, producing the protein MPNRKLVAVAGALALAVGLSACAESQRTPTTSAPQGTTGATAAPSDSGNANADATFIFGAAGAPKLFDPFYASDGETFRVTRQIYEQLLDFLPGEAKTGPGLAESYEGSGDGLTWTFKIREGVKFHDGTDLDAAAVCANFDRWYNQTGAAQSSAVTYYWNNNFGGFADQTDKDSLFESCTADGMTATVKVTRVTSKFPDILAHGAYAIQSPTAHEKYDANNVQAQGSGFTYPAYALEHPTGTGAFTFGGYDDAAGEVTLNRNEDYWGTKAGVAKMVIRTIPDESTRRQELQAGTIHGYDLPNPVDWKALEDGGAKVEIRPAFNILYVGLNATKNEALKDVRVRQALSYAINRDQLVQSQLPEGAEAASQFFPKAVSGYNTSLQPYPHDPEKAKALLAEAGHSDLTLEFWQPTEVTRPYMPDPASIYEAIRSDWEAVGVTINPVAKPWTGGYLDGTEQGEAPAFLLGWTGDYDSADNFIGTFFTKQDNAFATKNYPFAQELTDALVAADSEPDAAKRDQMVSDLNKKIAEEYLPGLPISHSPPAIVVAAGVEGLVTSPLAAEDFSTVTITE
- the dcd gene encoding dCTP deaminase, producing the protein MLLSDRDIAAQIEAGRVRLDPYDPAMVQPSSVDVRLDRYFRLFDNHKYPFIDPAEEQPELTRLVEVDPDEAFILHPGEFVLASTLEQVSLPDDIAARVEGKSSLGRLGLLTHATAGFVDPGFTGHVTLELSNVATLPIKLWPGMKIGQLCFFQLSSPAEHPYGTQQRGSHYQGQRGPTASRSFENFRRTPPA
- a CDS encoding TetR/AcrR family transcriptional regulator; translated protein: MVRHKNYPDDLRERLVAVMLQHLRTQDPDDVPLRDLAAECDTSTNAVYSIFGSKDALIDEVARVAREDFLRPQFELADGEPTIEALQASGALYRAWSRANPGLYRLMFVGPSGSDYAPRAAMVEPIRRMLHRLQDAGVLAPHDADTMALSLWATTHGFVMLEMDVWPEGSIDTDVLFEAHLSNSVGRILLPVEVG
- a CDS encoding aminoglycoside phosphotransferase family protein, with the protein product MAIAPTAGPGTSAGLVRTLLAEQAPALVGLPVERLADGWDNHTFRLGERMVVRLPRHEAAAELHADEVRWLPELGPQLTTATPQPVAVGGPSPHFPHPWSVVEYIPGREAAAVPPAERVALAEDLADFTWSLHVPAPTHAPVNPFRGGSLATEAADARVRSRLADLARSGHAELAEALLPRWEAWSHAPDFDGVDVWLHGDLHPHNIVIGADGRLAGVVDWGDVTAGDPACDLATAWLTFDATGRRLFTERLEEGHPVDAATWVRARAWALHLGLVLLSRPDEFPRLVASGRHALDELCREDV
- a CDS encoding bifunctional 4-hydroxy-2-oxoglutarate aldolase/2-dehydro-3-deoxy-phosphogluconate aldolase; this encodes MSLLEAALRGHRVVVEIPRDGVEDWVALAEVLLQEGLGAWVLPPELFPIAPEVLSLYGFRARVGACGVTDAEGVRRAVEAGLHFVLSPVSDPDLAAAAGDVPFVGGALTPGEVAAAARGGAEVVAVAPADALGTAYARALPPLFPGLALLPWGRLERYQCEMWLDAGARAVVVGDVVLRNDGSGGANSPEEVGRRAAAFRPILGSS